The nucleotide window GAGATGGGATACTTTAACATCGGTCCACCGCGATCTTTGCAACCTGAACGATCCCGACTTCACCGAGAACGCAGCTCAATTCGCCGATATGATTTGGGCATCGAGTACCGAGTTAAGCGACATCATACCTGAGTTCAAGAGTATGACAGACAAATCGCGCCTAGAATGGGAAGTCAGCAACGTTTACTGGGATCTCGCCGCCAAAATCGCCTCCTACAGTGATGTGGACGAGGCACTGTCGCTTGCCCTTGTTCACGTTGCACATTCCTTGCCCATACCTACGTTGGGCCCACAAGGTTCTGGTGCCAACGCTCGCTTCTCAGCCGAATTTTGGCCGTACCTATCACGGTACTGCGCCAGACCGCTTCCTTCAGTTTGTTACCGAACACAATCAGATGCATTCAACGAGCTTGAGCCAGAGAAAGGTGACATTTATTTTCGAGGCACTACCATCTTCCAATCAAGCGGCACCGGCAAGTCGCGCATGGTCTATGAATGTCGACATCAAACTCCTCTTCTCTATGTCTGCATCGGACCAACTAGCGACGAGGGACCGGCCAAGGAAGCTTATCCCCTCCCTGATCGTGGTGTACGTGCCTTTTTCGAAAACGCTCAGAAGACCCACAAGGATAAGTGTAACCTTCATATTGCCTGTTTCCTCGGCGCTTGGTTCGCGGTGCTTGCTCACCACCTCGCCAAATTACCcactcagcagcaaaaacACGACTATctgatgcagctcaaccatctcgatcaGAATGCTGGTCAGAATCCTCAACGCACCGACTTCTTCCAAACCGTTTTCGAGCGCGCTTCTCTCAGCCTCAAGCTTTCTGACAGAAGCTTGAAGGATTGGTATGATTTTGATCGCATCTTCACCGCTCATATCCGATCGCCGCTGGACGCCCTCGAACGAGAGATGAAGTGCATTATAGCTCACATGCACCCGCCCAACAACCGCGGCGGATCATCACCCACACATCCTGTCATGGTGGCCTTCGACGACTGCGTCGAACTCAACGTCAGATCAGACCAAAGCACAAATCAGCTCGACAGCCTCCACCGCGCATGGAATTGGATCAGCATCGAACAAGCCAGAGCCAGGACCACGCCGTTCTGGCTTGTGTTGATAAGTACCAGCATCAGCGCGGCCTATTTTGTCAATCACGCCCCCCGTAAGGTGTTATCTTTGGCACTGCCCACTTTCGTCGGCGTTGGTTCTGACGTGCTGCTTTCACAGCAACCCAGCCTTTCTTGCGCCTTGGGAGCTTCTGCGGACTCTCACATCGTCCACTACGGACGACCGCTGTGGAAGAAGTTCAGGCCTCAAGACCTCTGGGCGTATGGCCAAACTCAAGTTGACGGGTGGTGAAAAGTTTGCCATCCGCAAACCCGCCCACTGCCTCGGTGTCTTggcgtctcgtctcgcgctAAGGCTTTTGCCGACTCAATCGTCAGACTACAAGCTCTTCGAATTGCAGAAGCAATTCGTGGACTGCACAGTCGATCGCCACATGCGCATTGTCACGCATGTTAGCAGCGAGGGTGTCATGCACGTTGAATCTCCATCAGAGCCTGTGCtagccatcgctgcttccaatATCATGCTGGCTCCCTACCTCCAGGAACCTCAGAAAGCGAGAGGCTACACATATTCAGACATTCTCTTTGGGGGTCatggcttgctcgagccCGGGAACCTCGAGGTTCCCTCGCTGATGGGCAGTCTCGGAGAACTTGCCTCGCggatcatcttgatggcTGCTTGCGACGCCGTGAAGCGCAAAAGAATCGAACAAACCGAGCCAAAGGAAACGTCGCACTTCAAGCACGTGCCCGCCAGCATCTTCGCCAAGCCCGTGCCTCTCGAAAGCGTTCTTGAGAACCTtgccgacctcgacgaggccaatctcgctgcgctgcgtcAACGCCTTGAAGACGTCTACGATGCCGGCTCGCGCACCGAACGAAATGCAATTCCAATCAGAGATCAGTCACAGTCGGCTTCCGCCacgctgccgatgtggATCAACTTTACGCATTTCGACGTGCTGCCCAAAGCGATCAACGAGATAACACCCGAATTTCTGTGGTACTGTTGGAAACGTGGAGTAGCCGTGCAAATGGTGCACGCGCAGTatggcatcgatggcatcaTCCCGGTCTTTGTAGGTCATCTCGACTGGCCCTTCGGTTGATAGGTTCATCCACCGATGCCTCTAACGCCAGCCTTGAGCCCAGAGAGGCCGAGATGCACGCTGCGCGCTACATGACCTACGTTGCCTGGGAAGCAAAGAACCAAAGGGATCCACAGAGCACCACGGTCCCTGCTAGGTCAGCGCCTGCCATTGCTGGACCggtgatcaagagcgccttgatggcaccgccaaacgagaAGCCACTGACCGAACAGGCTCTGTTGagcgtgcttctcgaccttggcacaAGGACCGGATTCAAACAAGCGCCAGACGGCTTACGACCCCAAGTGATACCTCTTACGGGTCAACAGTGTCCTCGGCTGTGCATCCGGGGTATGCTCGATTCGCACGCTTACCCCTGTCTGGACCTTTTCGAGTTCCGCAGATTCTTGATGCGTATTCTGTTATCTAGGTACGATCCCGTACCCGACTCTCTCACTAACATGGAAAAGGCCCTGTGGaatgagcgcatccagccCGATTCAGATTCCATCTAAGGTGAGCTCGATTCTCACTTGCTCTGGAGTGATCGACATAGACAACGTTCAACATCGTTCTTCCGGTGCAAggcgccaccagcacaCTCGATTCCGTCTCTCTTTCTGACCCTTAGCGAAGCTCTCGCGTGTCTCACTATTCAGATGTCAattgcaatcgtgaatgtgaatgcATTTGTTTCCTTTTCGCTGGTTTTTTCCGAATGTTCGCTCGTAGCTTAATGCTCGCCACTCGTGCTTTGCGCAGGCTGACCAGCTATTCTGTGTTGGAAGGCTGGGCATGACGAAGATCCTGGATGATTCAGCTCGGGATGTTGAGGTCGTTATCGGGGTTACAATCTAGAAGGCAAACTCAAGTGGTCTCAAAGAAAGGGAATCGATGCTGGAAGCGAAGGTGGTACAGTAGTGTATGCAGTTGCGACCCGCATATAAGCGCCAATTTGCAGCGAGAGTCACGTCGGTTGTTTATTTGACGTCAAGGGTCATAGGTATAAAATGGAGGACCCCGATGCGTACTGGATCATGCTGTTTGGGCCTGTGCCTGTTGGTGCCTTGCGCTCAGCTGTGCAATTTGCAAGCCATGCTTCTCGAACCACAGAGCGGCTTTTGGCTCTTCCGTTTTCACGAAGAAGGGTGCTTTGGTAACGGCATCAGCGGCCTGCTCCAACAATGACGACGCGGTCGGCAGGTACAGGTTCGGAGGACCGTAAGGATAGGTGATAGAGCGCTGCCTTTGTTGTTGGGCGTCCGTGTGAAAGACGGTTGAGATCGAAAGCAGACGACGTTAGTGAAGCAAGAATCTCGGAGAGGAAGCGTGAACAGTCGCTGCGGTTGTTTGCGCTTGTTccgttcgtgattccacCAAGGTTGCGCCGTCGACTCGACTCTGTAACCCGGGCTCGGTCCGTTTCGCGGCGTTCAAATCAGCTTCCATTTACAAATCTTCATCAACCGCATCTTTCAGAGCCATGAAACAAAGACTGCAAGCGATAGCAGTGCTAGCAGCACACGACACCGACAGACGCTTTTGGCATCGAATTTTGCCGTCTTCAAAGTCAGTCATGAGAACCCTCTTGTCGCGAAGCGACTTGTCGTCAATGTACACGACCGTCAAGGCCCCGAACGGCTTTTTACGACGTCTGCTTGTCGTGAAAGACGGTCTATATCCTCTTTCGTTCCAGATCGCTCGTAGGGTCAATCAAGTGCCACGACGCGGTCTTTGAACTCCTCCCGCTCGATCAGACCAACGACGTCTTGCTTCTCTTCCTGAGAAAGCTTGCTGGTGAGGAAAAAGACCAAACCGTCCCAGTCCGCATGGCGTGGTCTCTGGTCAGCCATGTTGTTCTCCTGGCTTGAGTCTTGTTTGGTAGGTGCTTCAGCTGGGGGCAAACAGTTCAGGAGATGTCATTTGATACGTGGTGGAGGTGACGGATCCTGCGTCAGGCATACGCTTGGTCTGAAAGCATTTTTAAAGTTAAGTGAGAGATATATCTTGGATTTtattcacattcgtgattgtgggTGATTCTGTGTAAATTTACTGCAAGTTACAGCAttacattcacgattcgtgattcttggTTTACACCCAACTTGGCTCTAATTTGGAGCGCTTTAGATAACCGACTTGATCgttcggccatcttgataTCGCGACCAAGCGACCTCGACCTAATGATTATTTTGTGACCCTCAACTATCAGCGCCCACTACTTAAGTAAAGTTAGCTAAGGAGTGCAGATATTGGGTCATCGGATGGCAGCATATCGTGACCCTCACGCCGAGCTGTGCGTCGCCGAGCACGAAATCGAGTACCTTACCCCACAGATGTACTTTCTTTTACCATGTACATCTGCAATTTGTGTCGAGTCAGATTGTTACAAGCGTAGCTGGGGTACTAGAATATGGTAGGACTGGACAAGTGCAGCTCTTGTATGATCCATCTGTATATCTCTTGCTGCAACAGCGGTGATCAGATGGTCTCGCCGCGAGCTGTTCTCCCACCCAAGAGAGTCGGTAGGTAAAGTTGGCGCCCATCGGTTGGCAATGACAGAAGCTACACATCCCTCAGCGCCAGCTTTCGAGCGAACTGAATAAGATTGGCTCGAAAATAAGCTTGAACAGCGCAAAGATTATTTTGTCTCCGGACAAGCTGGTTTGAGCAGTTCTATCGGTCTTGGATCGGTGAGACAATGGAGCTGGCGGCAGCCCGCGTTTATATGGCCTAGTCACCTCGAGGATGCGGCCCCTTCCGCATTTCAATTGCCACTGCAACCATAGCCGGGAAGCAGGACAGCGCGCATGACGTAAACAGCTAAGGGCAGGTCCAAGTTCTCAGGGACATAGTTTCTGAAACGCGTAAGGCTACGATAATCAAAGCTGATCAGACACGcataattcacgattcgtgattgaagGTATCAAGGCTGGGATAACAAATGCGACAGTCACGAAACGACCATCAACGCAAGCTCTGAGCAAGACTGAGCAAGATAGCTGCCTTACTTTTTTGTGGTGTTCTGACAAGTTGCCAAGGCCAACTCGTCCAAGGACGCCTGCCGGGTGCCTTTCGTCTGTTCCGCGTCGAGGTTATCTGCGCGCGATGAGGAAAATAGCTCTGAACCGGCCGCAAGAGCATCAATAAAAAGAGGTAATCTAGTGCCCCCATCTGCACCAAGCGTCGGTTCGCGCTAGAATGAGAAATTGAGTCGGCAGCAAAATGGGAGATAATAAAGTCAGCGAGGACGCCTAGAGGAACAAAGTATGGAAGCTTTGGTATTTACTCACAGTTCGGatcgcatcgagctcatccCCAAATTCATCTGCGACAGCTTTGAGCCATAGCGACCGGAATGCTtgctggcgtcgatccTGTCGATGTTGGGCTTCGTGTGATGTTGTTTGCCGTTTTTCAGTTCGTGGCTCACGAGCTGAGGCAGGGACAGTCTTTGCATTGACGATACGTTGCAGGTGTGTGGGAAGTCGGAGCGCTTGTGGCTCGAGCGATTTGAGCATGCGTGAAGCACTGCTTCGCTCTGTACTACGGCAAATCTTCGTTGATTCGGTCACTTCGGGTTCGGGAGTAAGTCGAAATATGTGCCTCTTTTTGTCGCAAGATTCGACTATATTGTTGCTagagccagcagcagatgcttTTGGGCCGTTGATCTTGCGGCGAGACCTGGGTGATAAGTTACCGATCGAATGAGGAGATGAATCTGAGTCTGTGATAGAAGAATctgctgatgacgaggatgtTGAAAGTGTTGACGCGGATGAATCGGATTCTACTGAGGCTGACGATGAGGCTGACGATGAGGCTGAGGACGAGgctgaggacgaggaaTTGGACCTTGGCCGGAATTCGCTAATCTTTGGCCTTTTTCTAAGCGAGCTTTTCATACTCGAGCGATCTTGATCAGattcatcatcgtcttcggaggaagatgaggaggacgaggaggcggaagaggatgatTCATCTTCAGAAGATACGGCCAGGGTTCTAGTCTTCCTCTGACGTCTTCGACGTGGATTCGCTGATGCGCCGGTGGCTTTTCGTTTCGCTGCTACCATTGTCTGAATGGAATCAACAGTCGACGTTTGAGGTGGTAAAGTAGTGGCAATGTCCTTTGGTGGCAAGAGcaacgagagcgagacagcCTTCGAAAGAGCGCTGAAAGGGTACGGACGGCTTGATACAAGCTCAGGTGGAAGGGGAGCGAGCATAAAGTACAACAGGTTTGTGTGAAGCGAGAATTTTAGCAAACCCGAATTCCGCAGGAttgagctgctctcgtGCGACATGTCGAAACGCGTCCCAATGTTGCGTTTTGcacgcattcacgattctaTCTACGCGTTGTCCAAAGCGCGACGTGTTACTTGGGTTCGCGTCAAAGGTTACATGTGCTTTGCTTTGGAATCTAAACGCCTGAATTTCCCGTGCgcacaaatcgtgaatgtacattcgtggttcacgattcaagagAAAGAACGCGACTCGAACTGATTGCGCTTCGGCAACTGCGCAGCTGCGTTGGGACAGGGAGTGATTCCAGCAAATCGCTCGAAAAGCTTTTTGAGCAATTGGGCAGGCTGAATGTCGTTCCCAAATCTCCAATCAACACAGCAAAGAACTCGCTTGACTTGCTTTGTTGTTCGATATCATCTCCGCTGACGTCCTCCTGGTCACCATCTTCCAAAAGGATTAATCTGCTCTTCGAACTTGTTTCTTGTCGGTTTGTCGAAAGCACGTGCCATATCGACGGTCTACTCGAATCTGCGGACAAAGCTCGCATCTCCTAGTATCATCCACTCAAGCCCATCATGGTAAGCGACTTGTCTACTCGCACAAATCTCTTTAAAGATCACGACACTGACCTGCTTATGGATCCCACTCTCTGACCAATGTTTTCACCCTATCGGTTCGCTGGCTCAAGGCTGATTCCCAGATTAGTGCGAACCGCAAGCGTCGTCgttcgcagcagcttcagcagcaggacGACCCATTCGACGCCTCTTCCCCTCTTCCAGGCCCATCGGCCGTCAACACACCTGCTGGTAGATCCTCGCCACCGCCTTCCTCTCTTCCCCCATCAAGCCCACCGGCTGCATTCTCTGAATTCACCGACGGCGAACTTGATGATGCagacgtcgtcgacgaggagcaagaagcgaggCAATTGGGGGACCATTTCCAGGCCAATGCTGACTCGGACGATGAGGGCGAAGATCTGTTTGGCGAGAACATGGAAAATGACTACACTGAAAATGCAGCACTCGACCGCTACGACACTGCTCTCgacatcgacgacgatcatCAGTATGATCAGATGGACGCAAACGCACGTCGGCTTGCTGAATTGCGCATGAGTCGCCGCGATCGCACCGAAGCTGCCAACCGTGGTAGCCGCTCGCGTGCTCCCGAGTTCCTCCAAAGCGACGATGGCGccagcgatgccgacgacggCGTTGCCATCCTCAACCGTCGTAGACGCCGACACTATgacgaagctgctgctggtgctgatgctgcagcTCTGGCGGACGACTTGcctctcgagcagctgggCGATGTAAAGAccgacagcatcgccagctgGGTGGCCACTGAAAATGTCCGCAGGGCCATCGTACGCGAATTCCGCAACTTTCTCGTCACCTATGTCGATGAAAATGGTGTCAGTGTATACGGCCAACGCATCAAAACCCTCGGTGAGACCAACGCAGAATCGCTTGAGGTTTCTTTTCTTCACCTCGTCGACTCGAAGGCCATCCTCGCCTACTTTCTGGCCAACTCACCTGCTAGCATGCTCCCCATCTTTGACGAGGTTGCCTTCGATGTCATCATGCTCTATTATCCATCCTACGACCGCATCCACTCTGAAGTCCACGTTCGCATCGCCGATCTTCCCACATCTTCCACCTTGCGTGACCTTCGACAAGGTCATCTCAACTCGCTCGTTCGTGTCAGCGGTGTCGTGACTCGCCGCAGCGGCGTATTTCCACAGCTCAAGTACGTCAAGTTTGATTGTCTCCGTTGCGGCACTGTGCTGGGTCCCTTCTGGCAAGACGCCAACCAAGAGATCAAGCTCAGCTACTGTTCCAATTGCGAACAGCGTGGCCCCTTCCGCATCAATTCCGAGCAGACCGTTTACCGCAACTATCAAAAGATGACGCTACAGGAGTCGCCTGGAAGTGTACCACCCGGTCGTCTGCCTCGCCATCGAGAGGTAATCCTCCTCTGGGATCTGATTGACTCGGCCAAGCCGGGCGAGGAGGTTGAGGTCACCGGTGTTTACCGCAACAACTTTGATGCCTCGCTCAACACCAAGAATGGCTTCCCCGTCTTTGCTACGGTCCTCGAAGCCAATCACATTGCCAAGCGGGACGATGCCTACTCAGCTTTCCGACTGACAGAAGAAGACGAACGCCAAATCAAGGCGCTGGCTAAGGACGAGCGCATTGGCAAGCGTATCATCAAGAGCATCGCACCCTCCATTTACGGACACGAAGACATCAAGACTGCTATTGCACTCAGCTTGTTTGGCGGAGTGCCCAAAGACATTGGCGGCAAGCATCGAATTCGCGGTGATATCAATGTCTTGTTGCTCGGCGACCCTGGTACTGCCAAGTCGCAGTTTCTCAAGTACGTCGAAAAGACAGCATCGCGTGCTGTGTTTACAACCGGACAGGGTGCTTCCGCCGTCGGTCTTACAGCTTCGGTGCGCAAGGACCCCGTGACGCGCGAGTGGACGCTCGAGGGAGGAGCGTTGGTGCTCGCTGACAAGGGTGTCTGTCTCATCGACGAGTTTGACAAGATGAATGACGCCGACCGAACCTCGATTCACGAAGCCATGGAGCAGCAACAAATCAGTATCTCCAAGGCTGGTATCGTTACTAcgctgcaagctcgatgTGCTATTGTGGCCGCCGCCAATCCCATTCGTGGCCGATACAACCCCACAATCCCATTCAACCAAAATGTCGAGCTCACCGAGCCCATTCTGTCGCGTTTCGATGCGCTCTGTGTGGTCAAGGACACGGTCGATCCTGT belongs to Mycosarcoma maydis chromosome 3, whole genome shotgun sequence and includes:
- a CDS encoding putative MCM DNA helicase complex subunit MCM2, which codes for MADSQISANRKRRRSQQLQQQDDPFDASSPLPGPSAVNTPAGRSSPPPSSLPPSSPPAAFSEFTDGELDDADVVDEEQEARQLGDHFQANADSDDEGEDLFGENMENDYTENAALDRYDTALDIDDDHQYDQMDANARRLAELRMSRRDRTEAANRGSRSRAPEFLQSDDGASDADDGVAILNRRRRRHYDEAAAGADAAALADDLPLEQLGDVKTDSIASWVATENVRRAIVREFRNFLVTYVDENGVSVYGQRIKTLGETNAESLEVSFLHLVDSKAILAYFLANSPASMLPIFDEVAFDVIMLYYPSYDRIHSEVHVRIADLPTSSTLRDLRQGHLNSLVRVSGVVTRRSGVFPQLKYVKFDCLRCGTVLGPFWQDANQEIKLSYCSNCEQRGPFRINSEQTVYRNYQKMTLQESPGSVPPGRLPRHREVILLWDLIDSAKPGEEVEVTGVYRNNFDASLNTKNGFPVFATVLEANHIAKRDDAYSAFRLTEEDERQIKALAKDERIGKRIIKSIAPSIYGHEDIKTAIALSLFGGVPKDIGGKHRIRGDINVLLLGDPGTAKSQFLKYVEKTASRAVFTTGQGASAVGLTASVRKDPVTREWTLEGGALVLADKGVCLIDEFDKMNDADRTSIHEAMEQQQISISKAGIVTTLQARCAIVAAANPIRGRYNPTIPFNQNVELTEPILSRFDALCVVKDTVDPVKDEMLARFVVGSHLRSHPKFDEETDEQLVATSLDADILPQDVLKKYIMYARDHVRPSLNALDQDRISRLYADLRRESISTGSFPITVRHLESMIRMAEASAKMHLRDYVRTDDIDVAIRATVESFVSAQKMSVKKTLERGFRKYLHQSRDHDELLSFILGSIVKDRMRFVQLSNGARRGSAAPSSTVVTVPVSELETRAKEVDVFDIRPYLASKLFHANGYTFNPSDRSITKTFGASRAGLTGGAAAMAAAMAA